The sequence GCTTAGCCGTGAACCCGGAGCCACCGGAGAGCAGCAAACTCGGCGGGTCGCGCGTCCGTCGTCTGCGCGTCGGCAGATACCGGGCGACGTACGAAGTCGACGGCGACAGGATTGCCGTTCACCTCGTCCTGGTGGGCAGCGTCCCCGCATAACCGCCCTTCGGGCGCAGGCGTCAGGGTGGAATCCCGCCTCGGCCCAGCCGCACCCGGGCCGCTACTTCCCGGACTGCCGGCTGAACTTCGCGATGGCGGGGTCGGTGACGGGGGTGAAGAAGTTGACGAGGTTGCCGTCGGGGTCGCGGAAGAGGAGTGCGCGGTTGCCCCAGGGCATCGTGGTGGGCTCGTTGACGAAATCCGCTTCGTCGATGAAGCCGGCGAGGTCGCGGTAGGTGGCGTCCACGTCGTCGACGAGGAACTCGATGATGACGCTGCGGTTGGCGGCGGGCTCGGCGGAGCCGGGTGCGAAGAGGGGGACGGTGCGGGTGCTGCCGATGGCGAGGGTGGCCGCGGGGGTGCGGATCTCGGCGAAGTCCTCGGTGGCCCAGTCGGCCGGTACGCCGGTGACGCGCTCGTAGAAGGCGACGAGGCGGGCGATGTCGTCGGTGATGACGCGGATCGAGACGAGGTTCATGGGGTCGCTCCCGTAAGTCGTCGGGTGCCGTCGGTGGCGGCGGGTTCGGCACCGGTTGGTGCCTCTGACCACACGCTATGGCGGATACCGGGCAGAATCCGCCCGCTATCCGGGGGAGAATCGGGGGCATGGCCCGACCCATCGCCCGCGTGCTCACCCTGCTGGAACTCCTCCAGTCCGGCGGCATCCGCACCGTGGGCGAGCTGGCCGACCGGCTCGGCGTGGACGAGCGCACTGTGCGGCGCTACGTCGACCACCTGCTCGACCTCGACGTGCCCGTCGAATCGGTCCGCGGCCGCTACGGCGGCTACCGGCTCGGCCCCGGCTACCGCATGCCCCCGCTCATGCTGAACGACGACGAGGCGCTCGCCGTACTCCTCGGCCTGGTCGCGGGGCGCCGGGCCGGCCTGGCCACGGCCGCGGGCACGGCGAGCGAGGCCGCGGCCGGCGAGACCGCGGCGGCCAAGATCCGGCGGGTACTGCCCGAGCGGCTCCGGGCCCGGCTCGACACCGTGCTCGGCTCCCTCGCCTTCACCGGGCCGGGCGGCGAGGAAGCGGCGGTGCCGGACACCACCGTCCT comes from Streptomyces sp. NBC_00448 and encodes:
- a CDS encoding VOC family protein, encoding MNLVSIRVITDDIARLVAFYERVTGVPADWATEDFAEIRTPAATLAIGSTRTVPLFAPGSAEPAANRSVIIEFLVDDVDATYRDLAGFIDEADFVNEPTTMPWGNRALLFRDPDGNLVNFFTPVTDPAIAKFSRQSGK
- a CDS encoding type II toxin-antitoxin system RelE family toxin translates to MRYTIIWERAAKDGINRLRQRDGDAVKPFIRAINGLAVNPEPPESSKLGGSRVRRLRVGRYRATYEVDGDRIAVHLVLVGSVPA